A window from Mus caroli chromosome 2, CAROLI_EIJ_v1.1, whole genome shotgun sequence encodes these proteins:
- the Naa20 gene encoding N-alpha-acetyltransferase 20 isoform X1 yields the protein MTTLRAFTCDDLFRFNNINLDPLTETYGIPFYLQYLAHWPEYFIVAEAPGGELMGYSKYSTTSTFLVMGKAEGSVAREEWHGHVTALSVAPEFRRLGLAAKLMELLEEISERKGGFFVDLFVRVSNQVAVNMYKQLGYSVYRTVIEYYSASNGEPDEDAYDMRKALSRDTEKKSIIPLPHPVRPEDIE from the exons TAACTTGGATCCACTTACAGAAACT TATGGGATTCCTTTTTACTTACAGTACCTTGCGCACTGGCCAGAGTATTTCATCGTTGCTGAAGCACCTGGCGGAGAACTAATGGGTTATAGTAAGTACAGTACCACTAGTACTTTTTTGG TTATGGGCAAAGCAGAAGGCTCAGTAGCTAGGGAAGAATGGCATGGACATGTCACAGCTCTCTCTGTCGCCCCTGAATTCCGCCGTCTTGGCTTGGCTGCTAAACTTATGGAGTTACTAGAGGAAATTTCAGAAAg aaaaggtggATTTTTTGTTGATCTCTTCGTAAGAGTATCCAATCAAGTTGCCGTCAACATGTACAAGCAGCTGGGTTACAGTGTCTACAGGACAGtcatagagtactactcagccagcAATGGGGAGCCTGACGAAGATGCCTATG ATATGAGGAAAGCACTTTCCAGGGACACTGAGAAGAAATCCATCATACCATTACCTCATCCTGTGAGGCCTGAGGACATTGAATAA
- the Naa20 gene encoding N-alpha-acetyltransferase 20 isoform X2 has protein sequence MTTLRAFTCDDLFRFNNINLDPLTETYGIPFYLQYLAHWPEYFIVAEAPGGELMGYIMGKAEGSVAREEWHGHVTALSVAPEFRRLGLAAKLMELLEEISERKGGFFVDLFVRVSNQVAVNMYKQLGYSVYRTVIEYYSASNGEPDEDAYDMRKALSRDTEKKSIIPLPHPVRPEDIE, from the exons TAACTTGGATCCACTTACAGAAACT TATGGGATTCCTTTTTACTTACAGTACCTTGCGCACTGGCCAGAGTATTTCATCGTTGCTGAAGCACCTGGCGGAGAACTAATGGGTTATA TTATGGGCAAAGCAGAAGGCTCAGTAGCTAGGGAAGAATGGCATGGACATGTCACAGCTCTCTCTGTCGCCCCTGAATTCCGCCGTCTTGGCTTGGCTGCTAAACTTATGGAGTTACTAGAGGAAATTTCAGAAAg aaaaggtggATTTTTTGTTGATCTCTTCGTAAGAGTATCCAATCAAGTTGCCGTCAACATGTACAAGCAGCTGGGTTACAGTGTCTACAGGACAGtcatagagtactactcagccagcAATGGGGAGCCTGACGAAGATGCCTATG ATATGAGGAAAGCACTTTCCAGGGACACTGAGAAGAAATCCATCATACCATTACCTCATCCTGTGAGGCCTGAGGACATTGAATAA